In Arthrobacter sp. SLBN-83, one DNA window encodes the following:
- a CDS encoding glycoside hydrolase family 68 protein: MPKHPNESSMWRRRSAAAALVAALAATFLATPAALANEPSDPPSIEQLPAPTPGFPLPSKHTQQAFDPASNFTSKWTRADAKQIMAQSNPNVAPGQNSMSPDVTMPEIPEDFPAMNDDVWVWDTWSLTDENANQVSYKGWDVIFSLVADRHAGYGFDQRHWNARIGYFFRKTNADPAKDKWNYGGHLFLDNTSVGNTEWSGSTRLMQGDHVNVFYTATTFYDVAERNAGGGGIAPDAVIAKALGNIHADKNGVTFDGFEHTKLLEPDGKMYQTKAQNPGFAFRDPYTFADPAHPGKTFMVFEGNTAGTRGDYECKGEDLGYQPGDPHAESLTDVQNSGAKYQTANVGLAVADNKDLTKWSFLPPILSANCVNDQTERPQIFIQNENGKNKYYLYTISHQFTYADGMRGPDGVYGFVGDGVRSDFQPVNNSGLALGSPTDLNLPANNPSGTISGQQNGRQFQAYSHYVQPGGLVQSFIDNVNGVRGGSLSPTVKINFRNGVTQVDRSFGQNGLGPFGYLPTNVNVGGKGLYK; encoded by the coding sequence ATGCCGAAGCATCCCAATGAATCCAGTATGTGGCGAAGGCGATCCGCTGCCGCCGCCTTAGTAGCTGCCCTGGCTGCAACCTTCCTTGCAACCCCAGCCGCACTGGCCAACGAGCCCTCCGATCCCCCGTCAATCGAACAGCTGCCAGCTCCCACGCCTGGTTTCCCCCTCCCCAGCAAGCACACGCAGCAGGCCTTCGATCCGGCGTCGAACTTCACCTCGAAGTGGACGCGGGCGGATGCCAAGCAGATCATGGCGCAGAGCAACCCCAACGTTGCTCCCGGACAGAATTCGATGAGCCCCGACGTCACCATGCCGGAGATCCCTGAGGATTTCCCCGCCATGAACGATGACGTGTGGGTCTGGGACACCTGGTCCTTGACGGATGAGAACGCCAACCAGGTCAGCTACAAGGGCTGGGATGTCATCTTCTCCCTCGTCGCGGACCGACACGCCGGCTATGGCTTCGATCAGCGCCACTGGAATGCCCGCATTGGCTACTTCTTCCGCAAGACCAACGCCGATCCGGCCAAGGACAAGTGGAACTACGGCGGACATCTGTTCCTGGACAACACCTCCGTGGGCAACACCGAGTGGTCTGGCTCCACCCGCCTGATGCAGGGTGACCACGTCAACGTCTTCTACACAGCCACCACGTTCTATGACGTGGCCGAGCGCAACGCCGGCGGCGGCGGGATCGCCCCGGACGCCGTCATCGCCAAGGCACTGGGCAACATCCACGCCGACAAGAACGGTGTGACCTTCGACGGCTTCGAGCACACCAAGTTGCTGGAACCGGACGGAAAGATGTACCAGACCAAGGCACAGAACCCCGGATTCGCATTCCGCGACCCCTACACGTTCGCCGACCCGGCACATCCCGGCAAGACGTTCATGGTCTTTGAAGGCAACACTGCCGGCACCCGTGGCGACTACGAGTGCAAGGGCGAGGACCTTGGCTACCAGCCAGGCGACCCGCACGCCGAGAGCCTGACTGACGTCCAGAACAGCGGCGCCAAGTACCAGACCGCCAACGTCGGCCTTGCCGTGGCGGACAACAAGGACCTCACCAAGTGGTCCTTCCTGCCGCCGATCCTGTCTGCAAACTGCGTCAACGACCAGACTGAGCGTCCGCAAATCTTCATCCAGAACGAAAACGGCAAGAACAAGTACTACCTGTACACGATCAGCCACCAGTTCACCTACGCGGACGGCATGCGCGGTCCCGACGGCGTCTACGGCTTCGTTGGCGACGGGGTCCGCTCCGATTTCCAGCCGGTCAACAACAGCGGCCTGGCGCTCGGCTCACCGACCGACCTCAACCTGCCGGCCAACAACCCGAGCGGCACCATCTCCGGCCAGCAGAACGGCCGCCAGTTCCAGGCGTACTCGCACTACGTGCAGCCGGGTGGGCTGGTGCAGTCGTTTATCGACAACGTCAACGGCGTGCGCGGTGGATCGCTGTCCCCGACCGTGAAGATCAACTTCCGCAACGGCGTGACCCAGGTTGACCGCAGCTTCGGCCAGAACGGCCTGGGCCCGTTTGGTTACCTTCCCACCAACGTCAACGTTGGCGGCAAGGGTCTCTACAAGTAA
- a CDS encoding 6-pyruvoyl trahydropterin synthase family protein has protein sequence MFSLTVRRHFMIAHSLPREAFGPAQGLHGATFVAEVTFRRRALNSDAIVLDIGAAGTIIEDVLAGLNYQNLDEHPDFEGKLTTTEALAEYITQQVAAKIRDSDDGRELAGIDVTLRENPDAWATYSLDLTA, from the coding sequence ATGTTCAGCCTGACCGTCCGCCGCCACTTCATGATCGCCCACAGCCTTCCCCGTGAAGCGTTTGGGCCTGCCCAGGGCCTGCACGGGGCAACCTTCGTCGCCGAGGTGACCTTCCGCCGTCGTGCGCTTAACTCCGACGCGATCGTCCTGGACATCGGTGCCGCCGGGACCATCATCGAGGACGTGCTGGCCGGGCTGAACTACCAAAACCTGGACGAACACCCCGACTTCGAAGGTAAGCTCACCACCACGGAAGCCCTCGCTGAATACATCACCCAGCAGGTCGCCGCCAAGATCAGGGACAGCGACGACGGCCGCGAGCTGGCGGGCATCGACGTTACCCTGCGCGAGAATCCGGACGCCTGGGCCACCTACTCCCTGGACCTCACCGCGTAA
- a CDS encoding nucleoside deaminase, with product MLLPEKKHNAWMGLALAEAHRALATEDVPIGAVVIGPDGDVLGSGRNQREALGDPTAHAEVVAIREAAGRLQERARLHGRSDGGWRLSDCTLVVTLEPCAMCAGAIVLARIPRVVFGAWDEKAGAAGSVFDILRERRLNHWVEVYPGVREEECAQLLREFFAGHRSTL from the coding sequence ATGCTGTTGCCCGAAAAGAAACACAACGCCTGGATGGGCCTTGCCCTGGCTGAGGCCCATCGCGCCCTCGCCACGGAGGACGTGCCGATCGGGGCCGTGGTGATAGGGCCCGACGGCGACGTGCTGGGGTCCGGCCGGAACCAACGGGAGGCATTGGGAGACCCCACGGCCCACGCCGAGGTGGTGGCGATCAGGGAGGCAGCCGGACGGTTGCAGGAACGGGCCCGGCTCCACGGCCGCAGCGATGGCGGCTGGCGGTTGTCCGACTGCACGCTGGTGGTCACCCTGGAGCCCTGTGCCATGTGTGCCGGTGCCATCGTGCTGGCCCGGATTCCCAGGGTGGTGTTTGGGGCGTGGGACGAGAAGGCCGGGGCCGCGGGATCAGTGTTCGACATCCTCCGCGAACGCCGGCTCAACCACTGGGTTGAGGTGTACCCCGGGGTCCGCGAGGAAGAGTGCGCACAGCTGCTGCGGGAGTTTTTCGCAGGGCACCGGAGCACCCTCTAG
- a CDS encoding zinc-dependent alcohol dehydrogenase, whose product MTNSETPIHATAYWTTAKERGELRSEEVAAPGPGEALVRALYSGISKGTEMVVHAGAVPPRVAEEMRAPHQEGEFPGPVKFGYLSVGVVEEGPEGWKGQRVFCLNPHQDRYVVPVESLTRIPDDVPSRRAVLTGTVETAVNALWEAGPRLGDRVAVVGAGLVGGMVATLLRTFPLQRLQLVDLDPGRKQLADTLGVEFAQPDDALADCDIVFHCSASQEGLERSLQLVGDEGDVIEMSWYANREVTVPLGEDFHARRLSIRASQVGMVARARRHRRTNADRLDLAVSLLKDPVFDAFLTGSSRFEDLPDVVQNLADGSLQALCHVVEYPGSSPAPSPATDNNDNLR is encoded by the coding sequence ATGACGAATTCAGAGACCCCCATTCACGCAACCGCATACTGGACCACTGCCAAGGAGCGCGGCGAGCTCAGGTCGGAAGAAGTTGCCGCCCCCGGACCGGGTGAAGCGCTTGTCCGTGCCCTGTACTCGGGCATCAGCAAGGGCACGGAAATGGTAGTCCACGCAGGGGCCGTTCCGCCGCGGGTCGCCGAGGAAATGCGCGCCCCGCACCAGGAGGGCGAGTTCCCCGGCCCCGTGAAGTTCGGCTACCTCTCCGTCGGAGTCGTGGAGGAGGGGCCCGAGGGGTGGAAGGGCCAGCGCGTCTTCTGCCTGAACCCGCACCAGGACCGCTACGTGGTTCCCGTGGAATCCCTGACCAGGATCCCCGACGATGTCCCGTCCCGTAGGGCCGTCCTTACCGGCACAGTCGAAACTGCGGTTAATGCCCTATGGGAAGCCGGGCCGCGCCTGGGGGACCGCGTCGCGGTGGTCGGCGCCGGCCTGGTGGGCGGCATGGTGGCAACGCTGCTGCGCACCTTCCCGTTGCAGCGCCTGCAGCTGGTGGACCTTGATCCAGGCAGGAAGCAGCTCGCGGACACGCTGGGCGTCGAGTTCGCGCAGCCGGATGACGCCCTGGCCGACTGCGACATCGTGTTCCACTGCTCGGCCTCCCAGGAGGGCCTGGAACGCAGCCTGCAGCTCGTCGGCGACGAGGGTGATGTCATCGAGATGTCCTGGTACGCCAACCGGGAGGTCACCGTACCGTTGGGTGAGGACTTCCATGCGAGGCGCCTGTCCATCCGGGCCAGCCAGGTGGGCATGGTGGCGCGCGCCCGCCGCCACCGTCGCACCAACGCGGACCGCCTGGACCTTGCCGTATCACTGCTCAAGGATCCCGTTTTCGACGCGTTCCTCACCGGATCATCCCGCTTCGAGGACCTGCCGGACGTGGTCCAGAACCTGGCCGACGGCAGCCTGCAAGCCCTGTGCCATGTGGTCGAATACCCCGGAAGCAGTCCGGCACCCAGTCCAGCCACAGACAACAACGACAACTTGAGGTAA
- a CDS encoding glycoside hydrolase family 32 protein, with the protein MVPRNNKLWLSATLIAGIILVSFTVFLSKPGTQDTDEERAEAALENVATAQAAFHSERAGYGSYWLSGGDRTLGNGRALDTAGVEDLRSIACPDGWVAAVRAGSSIFMRSSQQNDIHRLGAGDAARPGCITAEAVEAMLEDLGWVDRTPVAGTPAEDRNGSSPFRPAYHITPDQHWMNDPQRPFFLDGLWHYYYLYNADYPNGNGTEWFHLTSPDLVTWKDEGVAIPKYTNGLGDIETGSAVVDHQNTAGFGKDAVIAVVTQQDAGVQRQSLFYSTNGGYSFTAYQGNPVMENPGQEHWRDPKILRDEANNQWLMVLAEGSKLGMYTSQDLKAWRYVSSVELPGLGVLECPDLFQLDLDGDPSRRTWVLAASANGAAEGRTTGVAYWTGAWDGHTFTPSSDRHQWLDGGPDFYAAVTWDDPRLTDSQRMQSRRAIGWVNNWDYARKLPTVDWQGGMDSIVRDIRLKTVQGKATLVSAPSESLARLEGAPETAGPAPIGPDGTPGLPVPTGGAYRLDLTLERSMIDGAAGDNHPEALLQLAQGGSVFATVAYDFGKETASVSREQPPGTGADMGQVFTGARSVTAPARDGSVDLTVFVDHSSVEVFVNGGEQTLTSLVFPGLGESSLNLVSEAPGLSVKNAKYTPLLSTR; encoded by the coding sequence TTGGTTCCCAGGAACAACAAACTGTGGCTTTCAGCAACGCTCATCGCCGGCATCATACTCGTGAGCTTCACGGTGTTCCTCTCCAAGCCGGGCACACAGGACACCGATGAAGAACGGGCCGAGGCTGCGTTGGAAAACGTAGCCACCGCGCAGGCCGCCTTCCACTCTGAGCGGGCCGGCTACGGTTCCTACTGGCTCTCAGGAGGGGACCGAACGCTCGGGAACGGCCGGGCCCTGGACACCGCAGGGGTGGAGGACCTGAGGAGCATCGCATGCCCGGACGGTTGGGTAGCCGCCGTCAGGGCGGGCAGCAGTATCTTTATGCGGTCAAGCCAGCAAAATGACATCCACAGGCTTGGAGCAGGGGACGCGGCCCGGCCGGGCTGCATCACAGCTGAAGCTGTTGAAGCCATGCTCGAGGATCTCGGCTGGGTAGACCGGACTCCGGTGGCAGGCACCCCGGCCGAAGACCGTAACGGATCGTCGCCGTTCCGGCCTGCCTATCACATCACGCCGGACCAGCACTGGATGAATGATCCACAACGCCCGTTCTTCCTCGACGGCCTCTGGCATTACTACTACCTCTACAACGCCGATTACCCCAACGGCAACGGTACCGAGTGGTTCCATCTCACCAGTCCGGACCTGGTGACGTGGAAGGACGAAGGCGTGGCCATTCCCAAATACACGAACGGACTGGGTGATATCGAGACCGGAAGCGCCGTTGTGGACCACCAAAACACAGCCGGTTTTGGAAAGGACGCGGTCATCGCCGTGGTGACGCAGCAGGACGCGGGCGTCCAGCGGCAGTCCCTGTTCTATTCAACCAACGGGGGCTACAGCTTCACCGCTTACCAAGGAAACCCGGTGATGGAGAACCCTGGGCAAGAGCACTGGCGCGATCCCAAGATCCTCCGTGATGAGGCAAACAACCAGTGGCTGATGGTCCTGGCGGAAGGCAGCAAGCTGGGCATGTACACATCCCAGGATCTGAAGGCGTGGCGATACGTCTCCAGCGTTGAGTTGCCCGGACTGGGCGTCCTCGAATGTCCGGACCTTTTCCAGTTGGACCTCGACGGGGACCCCTCCAGGCGGACCTGGGTCCTGGCGGCCAGCGCCAACGGCGCCGCGGAAGGCCGTACCACCGGTGTTGCCTACTGGACGGGAGCGTGGGACGGCCACACCTTCACGCCTAGCAGCGACCGGCATCAGTGGCTGGACGGAGGCCCTGATTTCTATGCGGCGGTGACATGGGACGATCCACGGCTCACCGACTCCCAGCGGATGCAGTCGCGGCGGGCCATAGGGTGGGTCAACAACTGGGATTACGCCCGCAAACTGCCCACGGTGGACTGGCAGGGCGGCATGGACTCGATCGTGCGGGACATCCGGCTGAAGACGGTGCAGGGCAAAGCCACGCTGGTCTCGGCACCTTCGGAATCGCTGGCCAGGCTTGAAGGTGCACCCGAAACTGCTGGACCGGCGCCCATTGGTCCGGATGGGACGCCAGGCCTTCCCGTGCCCACGGGGGGCGCTTACCGGCTGGATCTGACCCTTGAGCGCTCCATGATTGATGGTGCAGCAGGCGACAACCACCCCGAGGCTCTCCTGCAACTGGCACAAGGGGGCTCCGTCTTCGCCACCGTGGCCTACGACTTCGGGAAAGAAACCGCATCCGTCTCACGCGAGCAGCCGCCAGGCACCGGCGCGGACATGGGCCAGGTGTTCACCGGGGCACGGAGCGTGACTGCACCAGCCCGGGACGGTTCCGTGGACCTGACGGTCTTCGTGGACCACTCTTCCGTAGAAGTATTCGTCAACGGCGGGGAGCAGACACTTACGTCGTTGGTGTTCCCCGGGCTCGGAGAGAGTTCCCTGAACCTTGTTTCCGAAGCACCGGGCCTGTCCGTGAAAAACGCTAAGTACACACCGCTGCTGTCGACCCGCTGA
- a CDS encoding glycosyltransferase family 4 protein, with the protein MRPIRLLVPGNIRHSSGGNVYNARLVAGLQALGAQVDVVSVDGGWPDATAKERRRLGALLGAWEPGTDSGSAVALVDGLVAVGAPDELELARTAGRNTWVLVHMPVPESSGPAALKKEARALRAATGVVCTSTSAASVLTKRGLPKAQVVLPGVDPAPRAVGSTPPHLAVVAALLPNKDQVLTVEALARIQDLEWTASFVGSDQADPDYAREVRAAIAANGLQERVRLAGELTGDGLEAEWARTDLTLLVSRIEAFGMAVTESLAHGIPVLVREGTGAVEALGTAGLAADDGGSRLPGAALPLPAGGSESPGRLAGVLRQWLTDQQTRESWRAAALEARTRLPGWSSTAGKMLGLLAVHP; encoded by the coding sequence GTGCGCCCCATCCGGCTGCTGGTCCCCGGCAACATCCGCCACAGCTCAGGCGGCAACGTCTACAACGCCCGCCTGGTGGCCGGCCTGCAAGCGCTCGGAGCCCAGGTGGACGTCGTCAGCGTCGATGGCGGCTGGCCGGACGCCACAGCGAAGGAACGGCGCCGGCTGGGCGCCCTGCTGGGGGCATGGGAACCGGGGACAGATTCCGGCAGTGCCGTGGCCCTCGTGGACGGGCTGGTTGCGGTAGGTGCGCCGGATGAACTGGAACTTGCGAGGACGGCCGGACGGAATACATGGGTCCTGGTGCATATGCCCGTGCCGGAAAGTTCCGGGCCGGCTGCCCTGAAAAAGGAGGCCAGGGCGCTCCGGGCAGCAACTGGGGTGGTCTGCACCAGCACCTCCGCGGCGTCAGTACTGACAAAGCGCGGACTTCCGAAGGCCCAAGTGGTCCTGCCCGGAGTCGATCCCGCACCCCGCGCCGTCGGTTCCACCCCTCCCCATCTGGCGGTCGTCGCCGCCCTGCTGCCCAACAAGGATCAGGTGCTGACCGTGGAGGCGTTGGCCCGGATCCAGGACCTTGAGTGGACTGCATCTTTCGTGGGGTCGGACCAGGCGGACCCGGACTACGCGCGAGAGGTCCGGGCTGCCATCGCTGCCAACGGGTTGCAGGAGCGGGTTCGGCTCGCGGGCGAACTGACGGGGGACGGGCTCGAAGCCGAATGGGCCCGCACTGACCTGACCTTGCTGGTATCCCGAATCGAAGCGTTCGGCATGGCCGTCACAGAGTCCCTGGCCCACGGAATCCCGGTACTTGTCCGCGAGGGGACGGGGGCAGTGGAAGCGCTTGGCACGGCCGGGCTGGCAGCGGACGACGGCGGGTCACGCCTTCCCGGGGCAGCGCTGCCACTTCCCGCAGGGGGAAGTGAGAGTCCGGGTCGCCTGGCCGGTGTCCTGCGCCAATGGCTGACGGACCAGCAAACCCGGGAAAGCTGGCGGGCAGCAGCCCTTGAAGCGCGGACCAGGCTGCCGGGCTGGAGCAGCACCGCCGGAAAGATGTTGGGCCTCCTGGCGGTGCATCCCTGA